The segment TTCGGCccgcggcgaaggaggcggcggagcggcttGGGCTcggacgacgacgtcgccgacgatgacgaagacgaagacgacgcCTGCTGCTTCCTTAGCCGGAGGAGatcccgccaccgcctcgccgggaTCTtagcctccaccaccaccttctccttcatcgccaccgcctccacctgcAACGCCGCCGGAGACTGActcaccaccgtcgccgccgccgccgccgccgccgcctccccatccaccgccgccaacgacgacgacgacgccgccacgcCGGGGAGACGGAGCGGCACGAGCTTCCCACCGGAGAAGAGCTCGTCGGCGGGGAGCATCGACACGGCGGAGCACCCGAGGAGGAACTCGAAGTCGGCGCTCCCCTTccctgccaccgccaccgcctccgctctCCCCACGCCACCTCCACCCCCCGCGTCGTCGAGGCTGAACGACACCCTCGGGCTGAgccactgcgccgccgcccccgcagcggcggcggaggatggcggcggcggcggtggtggcggtggtcgcGACGCCGCGGCAGACGCCATCTCGtaggcaatggcaatggcgatGGCAGAGGAGAACAAaatagaggaggaggtggctaGCTTAGCTGTACGGGCTATGGCTATGTAGGAGGAGTAGCGAGTAGCTAGCTGTGTGCGTGCGTGAGAGTGAAGCGTGTGTATTGGAGGAGGTGCCCACtagtagtggtagtagtagcCTCGTTGCTTGCTGCTTTGTTTCAGAGTTTTATTGGGCTGTGTGTGGACATGTGTGTGGTTGAATTGCTGCAAATAGGAGAGTTGGGGTTTGGGGATGGTCATTGCTGAATTGGATGtgattttattgttgttgttattcAACCACTGcttcattattttctttttgttgaattttgggagttttttttaaaaataatttaaccaAATTTGCTTCTTGACTGTTTTAGCAAGTTTAGTAGTATGGAGTAGCTAATattagctctaaatcatctatagtcgaTTTAATagacaattcatacaatagttatctataaatatatactacactattaatacatagtattaccatatatatatatatatatatatatatatatatatatatatatatatatatatatatatatatatatatatatatgtatgtatatgtatgtatatatgtatctatgtatgtatgtatgtatatatatatatatatgtgtgtgtgtgtatctatgtatatatacatatatatatatatatacatatatatatatattcatatgtatatatatagtgtgttGGAGTCCGTACTGTAGCTAgatacaaatctgtagcctgctactcttttctcttattttttatctcattgatattccctccgtctcaaagTATAACGAAATGTCACATCCGTTCAAAATCCCTtatgcacacacacatatacatatacatacatacatatacatacatatatatatatatatatatatatatacacacacatatatacatatgtatatgtgtgtgtataggATCTCTCTTCTGTACTCCCAggtgtatatactccctcttcTTAATGGATATCAATTAGTGCATAATGAATAAttagataaaaaagaaaacatcattctttttttcaaattatctGCATGCACGAGTCGGTGCGTACGACTAGGTTCAAAAAATTTAATGGTAGCTCGTTAGaagtatatacctttttttctCATTATAAGTATATACTTAGGCTGCTTGTTGTTGGAAGTATATATACTTGTTTTGCAGTATAAGTATGTACTTTTTAAAGTAGTATGTTAGTACATACTTCTTTTCTTTCCAACTAGTATATATTCATGATTAATATTAATAGTTAATCACgaggattatatatatattgccttTTTAAGAGGTTCGTGCTGCTTCTTTTAGTTAGATACGTACATATGCCACATGTTTTTTACATAGAGAAGTATATGCTGCCACAGCCACATACTTGTTTTTTTACGTAGAGAAGTACATGCTTCTACAGACACATACTTATTTTCTTACGTAGAAAAGTATATGCGGCCACAGCCacgtacttgtttttttttacttagagAAGAAGTATATGCTGCTACAGCCAcatacttatttttttagtatatgCGGCCAATACTTCTTTTCTATGTACTTTTTTACGTAGAGAAGTATGTGCTGCCACATACTTCCTTATTTTAAAGAGAAGTATATACTACTTTGTATTAGTATATACTACCATTTTTATAGAGAAGTATATGCTACCTTTTGGAATGTATGCAATCTCACCTTCTGGAATGTAAACAAAAAGGTGATTCTAGTTTAATTTCGGAAGACCAGAACGTACATATGCATGAGATTGCCAGTGTTCTTGGCAGCGTCCTATGCACCTGGTTCTAACATAGATTTATTTCAGCTTAGACGTAAAGAACTGGATAGCAGTTGCTGCAATACGATGAGcaagaatgaaaagaaacatactgAATTTTGAAACGATTTTCTTATTGCCTGACATAATACGATCTCTTACTATAGTATAATTAAGAAGAGATTCAATGGAGTGTGTAAGAAGAGATGGTGTTGTATATGTATACGGCAACCAGATCGATAATCTCAAAACCTATCAGATAATCAGAAAGAACAGAACTGCCCGTGTTTCTACCAGGCAACTCTCCTGGCATTCGTTGGGTAGGCATGCTGCCGTGATCTTCGGTTGAAGGGGATTCGCTTTCTTCGTGCGGATGGAGatggcgccgtcgcctccggctTGCCGATTGGCTGTCGCGACGGATCACAGCTTCGCCGTGGACGTTGTACTCTTCGCGCGCCTCCGTTGACGCCGAGTTGTCGTCGATCTCGTCGTCGACTCCGCCTTGCTGATGGACTGCACCGTGGATGCCAAGTAGTCGACGGATCCGCGTTGTGGACGTACGGCAGCGAATCGCCGCCGAGGACGTCGAGTCGCCGATTGATTGTGCCGTCGCCACAGAATCTCCCGTAGATTGCGGCCTCGCCCTCAGATCCGGTTTATCGATTTGTGGTTTAATTTGGTAAACAACAGAGTTTTAAAAGAGATAGTTCCGATCCCTGTGGGAAAATTGCAGATTTACTAggattaattattcttttctccacaaaaatgaaaACAGGTCCGGTAGGTGGATCCGATAACTCGATCGGGGGTGTCCACTGATGGACGGCAGATACAAGCAGGAGTACATACACCCAGGTGTATACAATCATTTTcctgtgtgtgtgtatatatatatatatacacactcatatggggcaccatggtgcccgggcaccatggtatataatgcacaaaatcacttaaatttttcaaaattttcaaattgtgagtatatacctagttataataatttgattcatacctatacttatcaacaaaacaactcaaatttaactttatttcacaatccatgattacatacctaactaattatatgtatgggtgcaatatacctagaatcaaaatctaacaaaaacaagttcaaattcagttcaaacttgctttaaaatagttagtaaagtagttaatgttaatacctaagtaattgaaaaagtttcatactcatttgaattgggtatatactcaatttcaacaatggtgcccgggcaccatggagcaccaaacaaatttactatacatatatatatatatatatatatatatatatatatatatgtatatgtatatatgtatgtatatgtatatatgtatgtatatgtatatatgtatgtatatgtatatgtatatatatgtatatgtatatgtatatgtatgtatatatgtatatgtatatgtatatatatatgtatatgtatatgcatatgtatatatatgtatgtatatatgtgtatgtatgtatatatgtatatatgtacatatgtatatatatgtatgtatatatgtacatatgtacatatatatatatgtacgtatgtatacatatgtacgtatgtacatatatatgtatgtatattgtatatatatacatatgtatgtatatatgtacgtatgtatatatatgtatgtatatataatatgtatatatacatacatacatacatacatacatacatacatatatatatatatatatatatatatatatatatatatatatatatatgtaccaaacaaatttaatatatatatatatatgtatatacatatatacatatatatatatatgtgtgtgtgtatatatgtatgtgtatatatatgtatgtgtgtgtgtatagtGTGTTGGAGTCCGTACTGTAGTTGgatacaaatctgtagcctgctactcttctctcttattttttatctcattgatattccctccgtctcaaaata is part of the Oryza glaberrima chromosome 12, OglaRS2, whole genome shotgun sequence genome and harbors:
- the LOC127756713 gene encoding formin-like protein 15 encodes the protein MASAAASRPPPPPPPPPSSAAAAGAAAQWLSPRVSFSLDDAGGGGGVGRAEAVAVAGKGSADFEFLLGCSAVSMLPADELFSGGKLVPLRLPGVAASSSSLAAVDGEAAAAAAAATVVSQSPAALQVEAVAMKEKVVVEAKIPARRWRDLLRLRKQQASSSSSSSSATSSSEPKPLRRLLRRGPKPPEPEPSLSLPLLREPVSVPADEPDTTKHDKPTPPSPSTQQLPPKIRLSPTQAPPPPPPPPPPPPAVAADSPRLNAAGKVVFNGLGRSSSSPSSLAGGRRHHHGRNGGGGIERSYSAHVRVAPVLNVPVCSLRGSRKSVSVFGIDRLFSPSSSSSSAAAASKKGKLAKKEAATTMAAAAAAPQ